In Paenibacillus larvae subsp. larvae, the following proteins share a genomic window:
- the rpmI gene encoding 50S ribosomal protein L35 has translation MPKMKTHSSLKDRFKITGTGKVKRYKAYRNHLLSHKSGRQKRVLEGQPIMAPGDVKRLKQGLSNLK, from the coding sequence ATGCCAAAAATGAAAACTCACAGCAGCCTTAAAGACCGTTTCAAAATTACCGGTACAGGCAAAGTGAAAAGATACAAAGCTTACAGAAACCACCTGCTTAGCCATAAATCCGGACGTCAAAAACGCGTGCTTGAAGGTCAACCTATTATGGCTCCCGGCGACGTGAAACGCCTGAAACAAGGTTTGTCCAACCTGAAATAA
- a CDS encoding glycosyltransferase family 2 protein — MLDTILLVMQIVLASVGVYQLVLTFFGWSLPKKKKEYEPQKSFAILVAAHNEEQVVGALLENLKHLDYPKDLYDIFVICDNCTDRTADIARNHGVYACQRHNPKLRGKGYAIEWMLKELWKRPRQYDAVVMFDADNLVAADYLKHMNNDLCSGSKVIQAYLDTKNPEDSWITSSYAFTYWYCNRLWQQPRVNLNLANYLGGTGMCFDAALLKEMGWGATSLVEDLEFTMRCVKNGINPTFNYDAKVYDEKPITFKASAKQRLRWMQGHFNVARRYFFPLLWQGIKERSWTKIDSAIYAVNVYTIFLNSVLTAAIWINILLMPGESQVTSLYEQAPLLFMLFTILGIAVFPLALFMEKAPKSIYKQLITFPIFMLSWWPITFYAFFTQNNKQWSHTEHTRVIRLEEVQSKQVS; from the coding sequence ATGCTGGATACAATTTTGCTTGTAATGCAAATTGTGTTGGCATCTGTGGGGGTGTACCAACTAGTACTGACGTTTTTTGGCTGGTCACTACCCAAGAAAAAGAAGGAATATGAACCACAAAAGTCTTTTGCCATCCTCGTAGCTGCTCATAATGAAGAGCAGGTAGTGGGTGCCCTTCTTGAAAACTTAAAACATCTTGATTATCCAAAAGACCTGTACGATATCTTTGTCATTTGTGATAATTGTACAGATCGAACTGCAGATATTGCAAGAAACCATGGTGTTTACGCTTGTCAAAGACATAACCCGAAATTAAGGGGTAAAGGTTATGCCATAGAATGGATGTTGAAGGAACTTTGGAAGCGCCCGCGGCAATATGATGCTGTCGTTATGTTTGATGCAGATAACTTGGTGGCGGCTGACTATTTGAAGCATATGAACAATGATCTGTGCAGCGGATCAAAAGTTATTCAGGCATACCTGGATACCAAAAATCCGGAAGACTCTTGGATTACGTCTTCGTATGCATTCACTTATTGGTACTGCAATCGTTTGTGGCAGCAACCGCGTGTTAATTTAAATCTGGCCAACTACTTAGGTGGTACAGGTATGTGCTTTGATGCCGCTTTACTTAAAGAAATGGGCTGGGGAGCCACGAGCCTGGTAGAGGACTTGGAATTCACCATGCGCTGCGTGAAAAACGGCATAAATCCGACTTTTAACTATGACGCTAAGGTGTATGACGAAAAACCGATTACCTTCAAGGCTTCGGCCAAACAGAGATTGCGCTGGATGCAAGGACATTTTAATGTGGCCAGACGTTACTTTTTCCCGTTGTTATGGCAGGGAATTAAAGAAAGAAGCTGGACCAAGATCGACTCGGCTATTTATGCGGTCAATGTATACACCATATTTTTGAACTCAGTTCTTACCGCAGCCATTTGGATCAATATTCTCCTTATGCCGGGAGAGAGCCAAGTGACATCCTTGTATGAGCAGGCACCGCTTTTGTTTATGCTTTTCACTATTCTGGGAATTGCCGTATTCCCGTTAGCATTATTTATGGAAAAAGCACCAAAATCCATTTACAAACAGCTGATCACCTTTCCGATCTTTATGCTGTCATGGTGGCCGATCACTTTCTATGCTTTTTTCACTCAGAACAACAAGCAATGGAGCCATACCGAGCATACCCGTGTGATTCGTTTGGAAGAAGTACAAAGCAAACAGGTCAGCTAA
- the infC gene encoding translation initiation factor IF-3, whose amino-acid sequence MINGEIRAREVRLIGADGEQLGIKPTREALQIAADANLDLVNVAPTAKPPVCRIMDYGKYRYEMQKKEKEARKNQKVVDLKEIRLSASIDEHDFQTKLRNAIKFLKDGDKVKASVRFRGREIAHSEIGKKVLERMAAETAEIASVERAPKLEGRSMIMILAPKPNS is encoded by the coding sequence ATGATTAACGGAGAGATTCGTGCAAGGGAAGTACGCCTGATCGGGGCGGACGGTGAGCAGCTTGGAATCAAGCCTACCCGCGAAGCTCTTCAAATTGCCGCTGATGCCAACTTGGATTTAGTCAACGTAGCTCCTACTGCTAAACCCCCGGTTTGCCGGATTATGGATTACGGTAAATACCGCTATGAAATGCAGAAGAAAGAGAAAGAAGCTCGGAAGAATCAGAAGGTTGTGGATCTCAAGGAGATCCGTCTGAGTGCTTCAATTGATGAGCATGATTTCCAAACCAAGCTGCGTAATGCGATTAAGTTCCTGAAGGATGGGGATAAGGTGAAAGCTTCCGTACGTTTCCGCGGACGGGAAATTGCCCATTCTGAAATTGGTAAAAAAGTACTTGAGCGCATGGCTGCTGAGACAGCAGAAATCGCTTCTGTAGAGCGTGCACCTAAACTTGAAGGCCGCAGCATGATTATGATTCTGGCCCCTAAGCCCAATAGCTGA
- the rplT gene encoding 50S ribosomal protein L20 — MARVKGGFITRRRHKKVLKLAKGYFGSKHRIFKTANAQVMKSLLYAYRDRRQRKRDFRKLWITRINAAARMNGISYSKMMHGLKLAGIEVNRKMLADLAVNDAKAFADLANAAKQKVNA; from the coding sequence ATGGCAAGAGTTAAGGGCGGGTTTATTACTCGTCGTCGTCATAAAAAAGTATTAAAACTGGCAAAAGGATACTTCGGTTCCAAACACCGAATTTTTAAAACTGCGAATGCGCAAGTAATGAAATCCCTGCTGTATGCATACCGTGACCGTCGTCAACGGAAACGTGATTTCCGCAAACTGTGGATCACTCGCATTAATGCTGCCGCTCGCATGAACGGTATTTCTTACAGCAAAATGATGCATGGCCTGAAGCTGGCAGGTATTGAAGTAAACCGTAAAATGCTGGCGGATCTGGCTGTAAATGACGCGAAAGCATTTGCAGATCTGGCTAACGCTGCAAAGCAAAAAGTGAATGCCTAA